A DNA window from Limanda limanda chromosome 6, fLimLim1.1, whole genome shotgun sequence contains the following coding sequences:
- the pcp4b gene encoding calmodulin regulator protein PCP4, protein MSERQGSGATAGNNKTSGEQDASKTEVAEDFDIDMENPETEKAAVAIQSQFRKFQKKKRVEKS, encoded by the exons AGACAAGGATCTGGAGCAACTGCTGGCAACAACAAGACGTCTGGAgaacaag ACGCGTCCAAGACGGAGGTCGCAGAGGACTTTGACATTGACATGGAAAACCCGGAAACTGAGAAGGCCGCGGTCGCCATCCAGTCCCAGTTCAGGAAGTTCCAGAAGAAGAAGCGGGTGGAGAAGTCCTAG